A genome region from Sphingobacteriaceae bacterium GW460-11-11-14-LB5 includes the following:
- a CDS encoding flagellar motor protein MotB, which yields MKKILIGTCLSAYCLFAFSFSANAQYALKDADKQYELFNYSKAIDLYEQAYKKKQTLHAAERLANAYALVYNYKQAESWYAIAAKMPGSSPENILGYAKALQGNSKYSEAKAQYLNYIDKKKGVSEKQQAVWLASCDSALKWIRNPKKIELINQQALNSIQSDWGAVNYQGGVVFTSDRSNSKLNTPEGKPFLRFDGSKEPDKKVYGWTGNGYLKLYIKPSANDSLQLFPIKTGTRYHVGSASFTADGKTMYFTLTRITDELERLKKQPTTVNVEIFSSTKGADGVWGEPVSFAYNNVNSYSVGDPFITTDGDSLYFVSNMPGGQGGTDIYVCLKTDAGAWGKPINLKEVNTEGNERSPVFDEKDNFYFSSDGRVGMGGLDVYQALREKVNIGQIENMGYPFNSPQDDFGFSLNEKGGIVYLSSNREGGLGSDDIYAIDQKMILAFKLEGRVFDKNSNQPIAGALVTLAKVNGAVLKTETDENGGYRFNLAKESEYNVTGEKTNYRTDVENLATIGLTTSSVLTQNLYLEAVVINKAIKLENIYYDFDKWNIRPDAAVELDKLVKIMTDNPTIWIELGSHTDSRGKDAYNLSLSQKRAESAVAYIISRGIDKNRITAQGYGETQLLNKCSNGVECSEEAHQLNRRTEFKIVKQ from the coding sequence ATGAAGAAAATTTTAATAGGTACCTGCCTTTCTGCATATTGTTTATTCGCATTCAGTTTTTCGGCAAATGCACAGTATGCATTAAAAGATGCCGATAAACAGTATGAGCTGTTTAACTACAGCAAGGCAATAGATTTATACGAACAAGCCTATAAAAAGAAACAAACCTTACATGCTGCAGAGCGTTTAGCAAATGCTTATGCACTTGTTTATAACTACAAGCAGGCCGAAAGCTGGTATGCCATTGCAGCTAAAATGCCGGGCAGTAGTCCGGAGAATATTTTGGGTTATGCCAAAGCTTTACAGGGCAATTCGAAATACAGCGAAGCAAAAGCCCAGTACCTCAATTACATTGATAAAAAGAAAGGTGTATCAGAAAAGCAGCAGGCTGTTTGGCTTGCCTCTTGCGATTCGGCTTTGAAATGGATCAGAAACCCGAAGAAAATCGAACTGATCAATCAACAAGCTTTAAATAGTATACAGTCTGATTGGGGTGCTGTTAATTACCAGGGTGGAGTTGTATTCACTTCCGACAGATCAAACAGCAAGTTAAACACGCCCGAAGGCAAACCGTTTTTAAGATTCGACGGCTCAAAAGAACCCGATAAAAAAGTATACGGCTGGACGGGTAACGGATACCTGAAATTATACATCAAACCGTCGGCAAACGATAGTCTTCAGTTGTTTCCTATAAAAACAGGTACCAGGTACCACGTCGGTTCGGCAAGCTTTACCGCGGATGGAAAAACCATGTATTTTACGCTCACCCGCATCACCGATGAACTGGAACGCTTAAAAAAACAACCAACAACCGTTAATGTAGAAATTTTTAGCAGTACAAAAGGTGCCGATGGTGTTTGGGGCGAGCCCGTTTCATTTGCTTACAATAATGTAAACAGTTACTCAGTTGGCGATCCTTTTATTACTACGGATGGAGATAGCCTTTATTTCGTATCGAATATGCCAGGTGGACAGGGCGGTACTGATATTTATGTTTGCCTAAAAACAGATGCTGGTGCATGGGGCAAGCCCATTAACCTGAAAGAAGTAAATACCGAAGGCAACGAACGCAGTCCGGTTTTTGATGAAAAGGATAACTTTTATTTTTCCAGCGATGGTAGAGTTGGAATGGGCGGATTAGACGTTTATCAGGCTTTAAGAGAAAAGGTTAATATTGGCCAGATCGAAAATATGGGTTATCCTTTCAATTCTCCCCAGGATGATTTTGGCTTTAGTTTAAACGAAAAAGGTGGTATCGTTTACCTTTCTTCCAATCGTGAAGGTGGTTTAGGTAGCGATGATATTTATGCTATTGATCAGAAAATGATCCTGGCTTTTAAATTAGAAGGCAGGGTATTTGATAAAAACAGCAACCAGCCAATTGCAGGTGCATTGGTAACCTTGGCAAAAGTAAACGGTGCTGTATTAAAAACTGAAACGGATGAGAATGGCGGTTATCGATTTAATTTAGCCAAAGAATCTGAATACAATGTTACGGGAGAGAAAACAAACTACAGGACTGATGTAGAAAACCTGGCAACGATTGGCTTAACAACTTCCAGCGTATTAACGCAAAACCTGTATTTAGAAGCTGTTGTAATTAACAAAGCAATTAAGCTGGAAAATATCTATTACGATTTCGATAAATGGAACATCCGCCCGGATGCTGCAGTAGAGCTGGATAAACTCGTTAAAATTATGACTGATAACCCAACCATCTGGATCGAATTAGGTTCGCATACCGATAGCAGGGGTAAGGATGCTTACAACCTAAGCCTATCACAAAAAAGGGCTGAATCGGCTGTAGCATATATCATTTCGAGGGGCATCGATAAAAACCGCATTACCGCACAGGGATACGGCGAAACACAGTTGTTAAACAAATGCAGCAACGGAGTAGAATGTAGCGAAGAAGCACATCAGTTAAACAGAAGAACAGAATTCAAAATCGTAAAACAATAA
- a CDS encoding DNA polymerase IV — translation MDKERQIIHMDQDAFFVSVEIRKNPKLSGKPVIIGGGGDRGVVASCSYEARQYGIHSAMPGRTAKLLCPQAIFLKGDMEEYSKASHEITEVIADKVPLFEKASIDEHYIDMTGMDRFFGCMKFASELRQTIIREMGLPISFGLSINKTVAKIATNESKPSGEMQVTFPQLRPFLDPLAIHKIPGIGHATYKKLSEMGVREILTLTQIPQQLMFKILGQHGLSLWQKANGIDLSPVVPYRERKSIGTQATFESDTMDMAKLKAIITGMVTGLTFQLRNQKKLTACITVTVRYTNFETVTQQERIPYTSLDSFLISKAHSLFEKVYAKRMLLRLVGVKLSHLVSGYEQIGLYNVAEEEYSLYQAMDKVRNHYGAEAVVKACIVTQPPRDETGKVIKYNPRKKKILIKNQDEETEEQPEVKKRSKIRSFMSEKGTIGTKSYD, via the coding sequence ATGGATAAAGAAAGGCAGATTATTCATATGGATCAGGATGCATTTTTTGTGTCGGTAGAAATCAGAAAAAATCCTAAGTTGTCGGGCAAACCTGTAATTATCGGTGGCGGCGGCGACAGGGGTGTGGTCGCTTCCTGCAGCTACGAGGCACGCCAGTACGGCATCCATTCTGCAATGCCCGGCAGGACGGCAAAATTGCTGTGCCCTCAGGCTATATTTTTAAAAGGCGATATGGAAGAATATTCCAAAGCTTCACACGAGATTACCGAGGTTATTGCCGATAAAGTCCCCCTTTTCGAAAAAGCCAGTATCGACGAACATTATATCGATATGACGGGTATGGACCGCTTTTTTGGCTGTATGAAATTTGCATCAGAACTCAGGCAGACCATTATCAGGGAAATGGGTTTGCCAATTTCCTTTGGTTTATCGATCAATAAAACCGTCGCCAAAATAGCCACGAACGAATCTAAACCAAGTGGTGAGATGCAGGTTACCTTCCCCCAGTTGCGGCCCTTTCTCGATCCTTTGGCTATCCACAAAATTCCGGGTATTGGTCATGCTACCTATAAAAAACTGAGCGAAATGGGTGTTCGCGAAATCCTTACGCTTACGCAGATCCCGCAACAGCTCATGTTTAAAATACTGGGGCAGCATGGCCTGAGTTTATGGCAAAAAGCAAATGGGATCGATCTTTCACCCGTGGTGCCTTACCGCGAAAGAAAATCAATCGGTACACAGGCCACTTTCGAAAGTGATACCATGGATATGGCCAAACTAAAAGCCATTATCACAGGGATGGTTACCGGCTTAACCTTCCAGCTGCGGAACCAGAAAAAACTAACCGCTTGTATTACTGTAACTGTACGTTATACCAATTTCGAAACCGTTACCCAGCAAGAACGCATTCCTTATACCTCGCTCGATTCATTTCTGATCAGTAAGGCACACAGCCTCTTCGAGAAAGTATATGCCAAACGGATGCTGCTTCGGCTGGTAGGCGTAAAACTTTCGCATTTGGTAAGTGGTTATGAGCAAATTGGCTTATATAATGTTGCCGAGGAAGAGTATAGTCTTTACCAGGCCATGGATAAAGTACGTAATCATTATGGTGCCGAAGCGGTGGTAAAAGCCTGTATTGTTACGCAACCGCCCCGCGATGAAACAGGAAAAGTAATCAAATACAATCCCCGCAAAAAGAAAATACTGATCAAAAATCAGGATGAAGAAACAGAAGAGCAACCAGAAGTAAAGAAGCGCTCAAAAATCAGAAGTTTTATGAGTGAAAAAGGAACAATAGGGACTAAATCTTATGATTAG
- a CDS encoding DNA polymerase III subunit alpha, which translates to MFLNVHSSYSLKYGTLNIEQLIATARNLGIHQMVLTDINNSTGAVEFIRECYKQGIAKEADEIHKGNIPYQIKPVAGIEFRVDHKLLYVGVAKNREGMRELNEFLSHHNINHIPLPQIPPEMENVYIIYPFQKSFNTVLKGNEFIGIRAKQLNLLYKHPLLKQKEKLLVWHPVTISDKITYRLHQYLRAIELNTLLTKVPDEQKCDPDEFLIPEVELTQQFEQYPFIVQNTQRLLNSCDLSVYFEDGPAPVSKNKFFYTGDFEGDKKMLRELAEEGLRYRYGENNTEAIERLEKELRIIELKNFCAYFLITYDIVRYAMTECGFYHVGRGSGANSIVAYCLRITDVDPIDLDLYFERFLHEKRTSPPDFDIDFSWDEREVIQRYIFERYPKWHVAFLGTMSTFKDRAIIREIGKVLGLPKGEIDSFTDPTKERENLLNATYQKLLAVYQYMKGMPNQRSIHAGGILISEEPITYYTALDMPPKGFPTVQWDMYEAEAIGYEKFDILSQRGIGHIREAVQLIKKNKAKDIDIHDFKTFKNDQKLNGILKEGQPIGCFYIESPAMRQLLKKLKCDNYLTLVAASSIIRPGVASSGMMKAYIERYHAPEKVVYLCEVMKQRLSETYGVMVYQEDVIKVCHYFAGLDLADADVLRKAMSGKYRSKLAFDELVNKFFASARKEGHSEELITEVWRQISSFAGYSFSKAHSASFAVESYQSLYLKTYYPMEFMVAVLNNYGGFYSRWVYVHELQKTGARVHLPCVNHSDDVVNIKGEDAYLGFIAVQGLEEKNIKIIPAERHTNGLYIDLEDFVKRTCISLEQAIILIRLGALRFTGKDRKTLLWDVHNYLGFKQKKVNHAELFKLSYKTYQLPELADSELENAYTELELLGYPLNYDMFDFLKTPYRGDTMAADMHKHLGKTVRMVGNYVCEKTVHTIKNTKMWFGTFLDANGDFFDTTHFPNTTPMYPFKGKGCYLILGKVVEDFGFQSIEVLKFAKLDIQMNPVAID; encoded by the coding sequence ATGTTTTTAAATGTGCACTCTTCTTATAGCCTGAAATATGGTACACTGAACATCGAGCAGTTGATTGCCACTGCCCGGAATTTGGGTATCCATCAAATGGTACTCACCGATATCAATAATTCAACCGGTGCGGTAGAGTTTATTCGCGAGTGTTATAAACAGGGCATTGCCAAAGAGGCCGACGAGATCCATAAAGGCAATATTCCCTATCAGATCAAACCGGTAGCAGGGATCGAGTTTCGGGTCGATCATAAATTGTTGTATGTGGGCGTTGCTAAGAATAGAGAGGGAATGCGCGAGCTGAATGAGTTTTTAAGCCACCATAACATCAACCATATTCCCTTGCCGCAAATTCCGCCTGAAATGGAAAATGTGTATATCATTTATCCCTTTCAAAAATCGTTTAACACTGTACTAAAAGGTAATGAATTTATAGGCATCCGTGCCAAACAGCTCAACCTTTTATACAAACATCCACTTTTAAAACAAAAGGAAAAACTGCTGGTTTGGCATCCTGTTACCATAAGTGATAAGATCACCTACCGTTTGCACCAATACCTTAGGGCAATTGAACTCAATACACTTTTAACTAAGGTACCCGATGAACAAAAATGCGATCCAGATGAATTCCTGATTCCGGAAGTGGAATTAACGCAGCAATTTGAACAGTACCCTTTCATTGTTCAGAATACCCAGCGTTTGTTGAACAGTTGCGATTTAAGTGTTTATTTTGAGGATGGCCCTGCACCTGTTTCTAAAAACAAGTTTTTTTATACCGGGGATTTCGAAGGAGATAAAAAAATGCTTCGGGAGCTTGCCGAAGAAGGGCTCAGGTACCGTTATGGCGAAAATAATACAGAAGCCATTGAGCGTTTGGAAAAAGAACTGCGCATCATCGAACTTAAAAACTTCTGTGCTTATTTCCTCATCACCTATGATATTGTACGGTATGCGATGACCGAATGCGGTTTCTACCATGTTGGCCGTGGCTCGGGTGCCAACAGCATTGTAGCCTATTGTTTGCGCATTACCGATGTAGATCCGATTGATCTCGACCTGTATTTCGAACGTTTCCTGCACGAAAAACGGACCAGCCCGCCAGATTTTGATATCGATTTCTCCTGGGATGAAAGGGAGGTAATACAACGGTATATCTTTGAACGCTATCCTAAATGGCACGTTGCTTTTTTGGGTACCATGAGTACTTTTAAAGACCGGGCAATTATCAGGGAAATCGGGAAGGTGCTGGGTTTACCCAAAGGTGAAATAGATAGTTTTACCGATCCCACCAAAGAACGCGAAAACTTACTCAATGCCACTTACCAAAAGTTATTGGCGGTGTATCAATATATGAAGGGGATGCCCAACCAGCGCTCTATCCATGCCGGGGGGATTTTGATTTCAGAAGAGCCGATTACCTATTATACCGCATTGGATATGCCGCCAAAAGGTTTTCCAACCGTACAGTGGGATATGTACGAAGCCGAAGCCATTGGTTACGAAAAATTCGATATTTTAAGTCAGCGGGGTATCGGGCACATCCGCGAAGCTGTACAGCTCATCAAAAAGAATAAAGCAAAGGATATTGATATCCACGATTTTAAAACCTTTAAAAATGATCAGAAATTGAATGGCATTCTTAAAGAGGGGCAGCCTATCGGCTGTTTTTATATCGAATCGCCAGCCATGCGGCAATTGCTCAAAAAACTGAAATGCGATAATTACCTTACCCTGGTAGCAGCCAGTTCTATTATCCGTCCGGGGGTGGCCAGCTCAGGCATGATGAAAGCCTATATCGAACGCTATCATGCACCCGAAAAAGTAGTTTACCTCTGCGAAGTGATGAAACAGCGGCTCAGCGAAACCTATGGGGTAATGGTTTACCAGGAAGATGTAATCAAAGTATGCCATTATTTTGCAGGCCTCGATCTGGCCGATGCCGATGTCCTCCGTAAAGCCATGAGTGGAAAATACCGTTCGAAACTGGCTTTTGATGAATTGGTAAATAAATTTTTTGCCTCAGCCAGAAAGGAAGGCCATTCAGAAGAACTGATTACCGAAGTTTGGCGACAGATATCCTCTTTTGCCGGCTACAGCTTTTCTAAAGCCCATTCTGCTTCTTTTGCGGTAGAAAGTTATCAGAGTTTATACCTCAAAACCTATTACCCCATGGAATTTATGGTCGCCGTACTGAATAACTATGGTGGCTTTTACAGTCGATGGGTTTATGTGCATGAGTTACAAAAAACCGGGGCACGTGTGCATTTGCCTTGTGTGAATCACAGTGATGACGTAGTGAATATAAAAGGCGAAGATGCTTATCTGGGTTTTATTGCTGTTCAGGGTTTAGAAGAAAAAAACATCAAAATTATTCCTGCTGAACGTCATACAAATGGTTTGTACATCGATCTCGAAGATTTTGTAAAACGGACCTGTATCTCATTAGAACAGGCTATTATTTTAATTCGGCTGGGTGCTTTACGATTTACCGGAAAAGATCGGAAAACCCTGCTTTGGGATGTACACAACTACCTTGGCTTTAAGCAGAAGAAAGTGAACCATGCCGAACTTTTTAAACTGAGTTATAAAACTTACCAGCTGCCGGAACTGGCTGATTCGGAACTGGAAAATGCTTATACAGAGTTAGAGTTATTGGGTTATCCGCTTAATTACGATATGTTCGATTTTTTAAAAACGCCTTACCGTGGCGATACCATGGCCGCTGATATGCACAAACATTTGGGTAAAACGGTAAGGATGGTAGGGAACTATGTTTGCGAAAAAACGGTACACACCATTAAAAATACCAAAATGTGGTTCGGTACTTTTTTAGATGCCAACGGCGATTTTTTCGATACCACCCATTTTCCCAATACCACACCCATGTATCCTTTTAAAGGAAAGGGCTGTTACCTGATTTTGGGCAAGGTGGTTGAAGATTTTGGTTTTCAAAGTATAGAGGTTTTAAAATTTGCCAAATTGGATATTCAAATGAACCCGGTAGCAATTGATTAA